In Candidatus Methylomirabilota bacterium, a single window of DNA contains:
- a CDS encoding SAM-dependent methyltransferase gives HLKTWRRNGGEPRMGRQLRALFNAAGVSDLRITAAVWCYATPSETVEWGESYAERLLTSPMGQRAVEYGYASRSDLEAMAAAFRGWAVHPDAFWAFIHVAALARKPG, from the coding sequence CCACCTCAAGACCTGGCGTCGGAACGGCGGCGAGCCCCGGATGGGACGGCAGCTCCGCGCGCTCTTCAACGCCGCCGGCGTCAGTGACCTCCGGATCACGGCCGCGGTGTGGTGCTACGCGACGCCGAGCGAGACCGTGGAATGGGGGGAGTCCTACGCCGAGCGCCTCCTGACTTCCCCGATGGGCCAACGCGCCGTCGAGTACGGGTACGCGTCCCGGTCAGATCTCGAGGCGATGGCCGCCGCTTTCCGGGGCTGGGCCGTTCACCCCGACGCGTTCTGGGCCTTCATCCACGTCGCGGCCCTCGCCCGAAAACCCGGGTGA
- a CDS encoding SRPBCC family protein: protein MAEMSEVRHLSVSIARSAELVYDFLSDPASFPKWASGLGTLSRVDGRWVAQTPDGPMQVRFSERNAFGVLDHWATPQPDVQIYIPLRVVANGEGCELIFTLFRQPGMDQERFEADAEWVKRDLNAAKHLLEGA from the coding sequence ATGGCTGAAATGAGCGAGGTGCGTCACCTGAGTGTGTCGATCGCGCGAAGCGCCGAGCTCGTCTACGACTTTCTGTCCGATCCAGCTAGCTTTCCGAAGTGGGCATCAGGGCTGGGTACGCTGAGCCGAGTAGACGGGCGATGGGTAGCGCAGACGCCCGACGGTCCAATGCAAGTTCGCTTCTCCGAGCGAAACGCATTCGGAGTTCTGGATCATTGGGCTACGCCACAGCCCGACGTTCAGATCTACATTCCACTACGCGTCGTAGCCAACGGCGAAGGATGCGAGCTGATCTTCACCCTCTTTCGCCAACCGGGCATGGACCAAGAGAGGTTTGAAGCCGATGCCGAATGGGTGAAGCGTGATCTCAACGCCGCCAAACACCTTCTAGAGGGAGCATGA
- a CDS encoding alpha/beta fold hydrolase — MRLIKVLTWPIWSLAFTLTALPGLAADYPAPKEGSWVVRDFRFHTGEVLPELRLHYTTVGAATGEPVLILHGTTGSGAGMLRPVFAGELFGPGQPLDASRYYIILPDAIGTGKSSKPSDGLRASFPKYSYDDMVHAQYRLVTEHLGVRHLRLVLGNSMGGMHTWIWAQRYPDFMDVAVPMASLPTEMSGRNWMTRRLIVDSIRNDPEWMNGNYTKQPRSLQFASVFYGIATNGGNQALYKAAPTREKADQLLNQRLSAPFRGDANDHLYQWDASRDYNASSGLERVQAALLAINSADDERNPPELGLLDREIKRVKDGRVLLIPGSDQTAGHGTTFQARFWKQDLAELLQRAPRRAK, encoded by the coding sequence ATGAGGCTCATCAAGGTCCTTACCTGGCCAATCTGGAGTCTGGCATTCACCCTGACGGCCCTTCCGGGCCTGGCCGCCGACTACCCGGCGCCGAAGGAGGGCAGCTGGGTGGTGCGCGACTTCCGCTTTCACACCGGCGAGGTCCTGCCCGAGTTGCGCCTCCATTACACAACCGTGGGCGCGGCCACCGGCGAGCCGGTGCTCATCCTGCACGGCACGACCGGATCGGGCGCCGGCATGCTGAGACCCGTGTTCGCCGGCGAACTCTTCGGCCCCGGGCAGCCGCTGGACGCCAGCCGTTACTACATCATCTTGCCGGACGCCATCGGCACCGGCAAATCCTCCAAACCCTCGGACGGCCTGCGCGCGAGCTTCCCGAAGTACAGCTACGACGACATGGTCCATGCCCAATACCGGCTGGTCACGGAGCACCTGGGCGTGCGGCATCTGCGGCTCGTGCTGGGGAACTCCATGGGCGGCATGCACACCTGGATCTGGGCCCAGAGATATCCTGACTTCATGGACGTTGCGGTGCCGATGGCGTCGTTGCCGACCGAGATGTCCGGCCGCAACTGGATGACGCGCCGCCTCATCGTCGATTCCATCCGCAACGACCCGGAGTGGATGAACGGCAACTACACCAAGCAGCCACGCAGCCTGCAGTTCGCCTCGGTGTTCTACGGCATCGCCACCAACGGCGGGAATCAGGCGCTCTACAAGGCGGCGCCGACGCGCGAGAAGGCCGACCAGCTCCTCAACCAGCGCCTGAGCGCGCCGTTCCGCGGTGATGCCAACGACCACCTGTACCAGTGGGACGCGTCGCGCGACTACAACGCCTCGTCGGGCCTGGAGCGCGTCCAGGCGGCACTGTTGGCGATCAACTCGGCGGACGACGAGCGCAATCCGCCGGAGCTCGGGCTGCTGGACCGCGAGATCAAGCGCGTGAAGGACGGGCGCGTGCTGCTGATTCCCGGTAGTGACCAGACCGCCGGCCACGGCACCACCTTCCAAGCGAGATTCTGGAAGCAGGACCTGGCCGAGCTGCTGCAACGCGCGCCGCGCCGCGCGAAGTAG
- a CDS encoding gamma carbonic anhydrase family protein, producing the protein MLLTHLGQMPRVEPSAYVAPTATVCGDVAIGAHCRIMHGASIVAEGGRIEIGECGIVMENAVVRSTGRHSTRIGSHCLIGPNAHLVGCYVEDEVFIATGAAVFHGARLGKGSEVRINGVVHLRSSLPPGETVPIGWVAVGDPIKILPPDRHEDIWAVQKPLNFPLFVYGFDRPDADMVKITKRLSDALASHRDDAVVS; encoded by the coding sequence ATGCTTCTCACCCATCTTGGCCAGATGCCACGAGTCGAGCCGAGCGCGTATGTCGCGCCGACAGCGACCGTGTGCGGCGACGTTGCGATTGGTGCGCACTGCCGGATCATGCACGGGGCCTCGATCGTCGCCGAAGGCGGTCGAATCGAGATCGGCGAGTGCGGCATCGTCATGGAAAACGCCGTCGTGCGTAGCACCGGCCGTCATTCCACCCGCATCGGCAGCCACTGCCTGATCGGGCCCAACGCGCATCTGGTGGGGTGCTACGTCGAGGATGAGGTGTTCATCGCGACGGGCGCAGCCGTCTTTCACGGTGCCCGCCTCGGGAAGGGCTCGGAGGTGAGGATCAACGGAGTCGTCCACCTTCGATCCAGCCTGCCGCCTGGCGAGACAGTGCCGATCGGATGGGTGGCCGTCGGTGACCCGATCAAGATTCTTCCTCCCGACCGGCACGAAGATATCTGGGCGGTCCAGAAACCGTTGAACTTTCCGCTTTTCGTCTATGGCTTCGACCGGCCGGACGCCGATATGGTGAAGATCACGAAGCGTCTCTCAGATGCGTTGGCGTCACACCGGGATGACGCCGTTGTTTCCTGA
- a CDS encoding amidase — protein MTPPAARDTGPLPFDDPIGAFCRHTHVALAGAPSGPLAGLSFGVKDVFHIAGARTGFGHPDWLRTHEPADVTATAVQRLLDAGARMIGKTHTDELAYSLTGENVHYGTPLNVRAPDRIPGGSSNGSAAAVAAGLVDFALGTDCGGSVRLPASYCGILGFRPTVGRVSLDGVIPFGPPFDVVGWFARDPEVLERVGRVLLDDSTTEPAPPRRLLVATDAFGLVEPRVAGALAPAVAEIARRLGPPVEVTVSAEGLPAWFETFRVLQAAAIWANHGEWITRTRPAFGPGIKERFEWAARVAPADVDAATARHRAIRARLDAVVGAGDVLCLPTSPRVAPRKQTPVDDIEVRYRHQAMHLLCLAGLGGLPQVSLPLAELDGLPLGLSLVGARGADLSLLALARRLVAAPGPVPARRPQGAAPPP, from the coding sequence GTGACGCCGCCGGCGGCGCGCGACACCGGCCCGCTGCCCTTCGACGATCCGATCGGGGCCTTCTGCCGGCACACTCACGTGGCCCTGGCGGGGGCACCGAGCGGTCCGCTGGCCGGGCTCAGCTTCGGGGTCAAGGACGTCTTCCACATCGCGGGCGCCCGCACGGGGTTCGGCCATCCGGACTGGCTCCGCACGCACGAGCCGGCCGACGTGACGGCCACCGCGGTGCAACGGCTCCTGGATGCCGGGGCGCGCATGATCGGGAAGACGCACACCGACGAGCTCGCCTACAGCCTCACCGGGGAGAACGTCCACTACGGCACCCCGCTCAACGTGCGGGCGCCCGACCGCATCCCGGGGGGGTCGTCGAACGGCTCGGCGGCGGCGGTGGCCGCCGGACTCGTCGACTTCGCGCTGGGGACCGACTGCGGCGGCTCGGTCCGGCTGCCGGCGAGCTACTGCGGGATCCTCGGGTTCCGGCCGACGGTCGGGCGCGTCTCGCTCGACGGCGTCATCCCCTTCGGCCCGCCCTTCGACGTGGTGGGGTGGTTCGCGCGTGATCCCGAGGTGCTCGAGCGGGTAGGGCGGGTCTTGCTGGACGACTCGACGACCGAGCCGGCCCCGCCCCGCCGTTTGCTCGTGGCGACGGACGCCTTCGGCCTGGTCGAGCCGCGAGTGGCCGGCGCGCTCGCCCCGGCGGTCGCCGAGATCGCGCGACGTCTCGGGCCGCCCGTGGAGGTGACGGTCAGCGCCGAGGGGCTGCCGGCGTGGTTCGAGACGTTCCGGGTGCTCCAGGCGGCGGCGATCTGGGCGAACCACGGCGAGTGGATCACGCGGACGAGGCCCGCGTTCGGACCGGGGATCAAGGAGCGCTTCGAGTGGGCGGCCCGCGTGGCGCCCGCGGACGTCGATGCCGCCACCGCGCGGCACCGCGCCATTCGGGCCCGGCTCGACGCGGTCGTCGGCGCGGGCGACGTGCTCTGCCTGCCGACCTCACCCCGGGTGGCGCCGCGCAAGCAGACGCCGGTCGACGACATCGAGGTCCGCTACCGGCACCAGGCGATGCACCTCCTGTGCCTCGCCGGGCTCGGCGGGCTCCCGCAGGTCAGCCTGCCGTTGGCCGAGCTCGACGGCCTCCCGCTGGGGCTGTCGCTGGTGGGGGCCCGCGGCGCCGACCTCTCCCTGCTCGCCCTCGCCCGGAGACTCGTGGCCGCGCCGGGTCCCGTCCCGGCTCGGCGCCCTCAAGGGGCCGCACCACCTCCGTAG
- a CDS encoding amidohydrolase family protein, with translation MDLILRNARIAGAADPAALADIGIEGGRIAHVGPRLSAPGREIDIEGRLVSPGFVETHIHLDKSRLLDRCRSDEGTLEEAIGQVAAAKKAFTAEDVHRRGAATLEQAILQGTTHMRTHLEVDPGIGLRGFEGVRPLVDEYRWGIDLQICVFPQEGLLNNPGTDELMVAALRQGARAVGAAPYTDSNPKGQIDRVFELAREFDVDIDMHLDFGHTADDWDIEYVCAQTERYHYGGRVAVGHVTKLSVVPPKRLEEVGRRAAGAGVALTVLPATDLYLMGRHQEHSVLRGVVPVHKLLALGVNCSLSSNNILNPFTPFGDCSLVRIANLYANIAQVGKRDGARDCFEMITRRSARLLRLDDYGLAVGKSADLVVLDCASTEAAVAEVATPLFGLKRGRMTFRRERPQLLRPS, from the coding sequence ATGGATCTCATCCTGAGGAACGCGCGCATCGCGGGCGCGGCGGATCCCGCCGCGCTCGCCGACATCGGGATCGAGGGCGGTCGCATCGCCCATGTAGGCCCGCGTCTGTCGGCCCCTGGCCGGGAGATCGACATCGAGGGCCGGCTGGTGTCGCCCGGCTTCGTCGAGACGCACATCCACCTGGACAAGTCCCGGCTCCTGGACCGCTGCCGCTCCGACGAGGGCACGCTCGAGGAGGCGATCGGCCAGGTCGCGGCGGCCAAGAAGGCGTTCACCGCCGAGGACGTCCACCGGCGCGGGGCGGCGACGCTCGAGCAGGCCATCCTGCAGGGCACGACGCACATGCGCACCCATCTCGAAGTCGATCCCGGCATCGGCCTGCGCGGGTTCGAGGGCGTGCGCCCGCTCGTCGACGAGTACCGGTGGGGCATCGACCTCCAGATCTGCGTCTTCCCGCAGGAGGGGCTCCTGAACAATCCGGGGACCGACGAGCTGATGGTGGCCGCCCTCCGGCAAGGCGCCCGCGCGGTGGGGGCGGCGCCCTACACCGACAGCAATCCCAAGGGCCAGATCGACCGCGTCTTCGAGCTGGCCCGCGAGTTCGACGTCGACATCGACATGCACCTCGACTTCGGTCACACGGCCGACGACTGGGACATCGAGTACGTCTGCGCGCAGACGGAGCGGTACCACTACGGCGGCCGGGTCGCGGTGGGGCACGTCACCAAGCTGTCGGTGGTCCCGCCCAAGCGCCTGGAAGAGGTCGGGCGGCGCGCCGCCGGCGCCGGCGTGGCGCTGACTGTCCTCCCGGCGACCGACCTCTACCTGATGGGCCGCCACCAGGAGCACAGCGTCCTGCGGGGGGTCGTGCCCGTCCACAAGCTGCTCGCGCTCGGCGTGAACTGCTCCTTGTCGAGCAACAACATCCTCAACCCGTTCACCCCCTTCGGCGACTGCTCGCTGGTGCGCATCGCCAACCTCTACGCGAACATCGCTCAGGTGGGCAAGCGCGACGGCGCGCGGGATTGCTTCGAGATGATCACGCGGCGCTCGGCCCGGCTGCTGCGCCTCGACGACTACGGGCTGGCCGTCGGCAAGTCGGCCGACCTGGTCGTGCTCGACTGCGCCTCGACCGAGGCGGCCGTGGCCGAGGTGGCCACGCCCCTCTTCGGTCTGAAGCGCGGGCGGATGACCTTCCGGCGCGAGCGCCCCCAGCTCTTGCGGCCGAGCTGA
- a CDS encoding branched-chain amino acid ABC transporter ATP-binding protein/permease, translated as MAARAAAAGLIALALTAALLGNSYQLFILTTLGLTTMAGLGLNILLGLTGQVSLGHVGFYAIGAYTVAILTTTYGVGFWVALAAAALITTVVGTLLALPALRVSGPYLAMVTIAFAFIVEHGSTEWRGLTGGANGLLNIPPPAILGWSFDERALAMLVVGLTAVAMLLFQRLAGSPWGLAMRAVRDSEIAAGSIGLDSVRVRTTAFVLSAVVTGVAGAFFAPLTAFVSPSSFSLLQSILFLLVVIVGGAGTVAGPLLGSLVAVLLPEVLAGLAEYRLLFFGGLLLVVLWLAPDGIVGGLARLRGRRPPGPAPQRDLDVAVFLAERASGAPLRIEGLGISFGGLRAVDGVTFTARGGRVTSLIGPNGAGKTTVLNLICGLYRPDQGSVTLGPETITGSPSHAVARAGIARTYQTSQLFGRLTVIDNVVIARRRGRLGSLGAAVLGRRDAPELRREAESLLAYVGYRGPVDRLADELPHVDRRLVEIARALAAEPQVLMLDEPAAGLGSADTERLGGLLRGIAATGVAVVLIEHDMRLVMGVSDEVVVLDAGRCIARGAPDEVRRDPAVLRAYLGEGDVATRPRPGGWRPGEERILAVERLDAAYGAAPVLRAIDLAVRSGELVAVLGANGAGKSTLLRVLSGLHRPLAGSVRLGSREVTTLPAHARPRAGLVLVPEGRQVFPELSVLDNIRLGAYGRGTPIGAGELEGLLARFPALRSRLGARAGLLSGGEQQMLALARGLAARPRVLLLDEPSLGLAPTLVAGLFEALTELRDDGTTILLVDQMATLALAVADRGYVMESGRIVHEGPAAALRGQAVVEQAYLGAV; from the coding sequence ATGGCCGCCCGCGCCGCCGCCGCCGGGCTCATCGCCCTGGCCCTGACCGCGGCCCTGCTCGGGAACAGCTATCAGCTCTTCATCCTGACGACGCTCGGGCTGACCACGATGGCCGGCCTCGGGCTGAACATCCTGCTGGGGCTGACCGGCCAGGTCTCGCTCGGTCACGTGGGCTTCTATGCCATCGGGGCCTATACCGTCGCCATCCTCACCACGACCTACGGCGTCGGCTTCTGGGTGGCGCTGGCGGCGGCCGCGCTCATCACCACCGTGGTGGGCACGCTGCTGGCGCTGCCCGCGCTCCGCGTGAGCGGGCCGTACCTCGCGATGGTGACCATCGCCTTCGCGTTCATCGTGGAGCACGGCTCCACCGAGTGGCGCGGTCTCACCGGCGGCGCCAACGGGCTGCTCAACATCCCGCCGCCGGCGATCCTGGGGTGGAGCTTCGACGAACGCGCGCTGGCGATGCTGGTGGTCGGCCTCACCGCCGTCGCCATGCTGCTGTTCCAGCGCCTGGCGGGGAGCCCCTGGGGCCTGGCCATGCGAGCGGTGCGCGACTCGGAGATCGCGGCCGGCTCGATCGGCCTCGATTCCGTGCGCGTCCGCACCACCGCGTTCGTCCTGTCGGCGGTCGTCACCGGCGTGGCCGGCGCCTTCTTCGCGCCGTTGACCGCCTTCGTCAGCCCGTCGAGCTTCTCGCTGCTCCAGTCGATCCTGTTCCTCCTCGTGGTGATCGTCGGGGGGGCCGGGACGGTGGCCGGTCCGCTCCTGGGTTCCCTGGTGGCCGTCCTGCTTCCCGAGGTGCTGGCGGGTCTGGCCGAATATCGGCTGCTCTTCTTCGGGGGTCTGCTGCTGGTGGTCCTGTGGCTGGCCCCCGACGGCATCGTGGGAGGCCTCGCCCGCCTGCGCGGCCGGCGGCCGCCCGGGCCCGCCCCGCAGCGCGACCTCGACGTGGCCGTCTTCCTCGCCGAGCGGGCGTCCGGCGCGCCGCTTCGGATCGAAGGCCTCGGCATCTCGTTCGGCGGCCTGCGCGCCGTCGACGGCGTGACCTTCACGGCCCGGGGCGGCCGGGTGACGAGCCTCATCGGCCCCAACGGCGCGGGCAAGACGACCGTCCTCAATCTGATCTGCGGGCTCTACCGGCCCGATCAGGGGTCGGTGACGCTCGGCCCGGAGACGATCACCGGATCGCCGTCCCACGCGGTGGCCCGCGCCGGGATCGCCCGCACGTACCAGACGAGCCAGCTCTTCGGACGCCTGACCGTCATCGACAACGTCGTCATCGCGCGGCGCCGCGGGCGCCTCGGCTCGCTCGGCGCCGCCGTCCTGGGGCGCCGCGATGCCCCGGAGCTCCGGCGAGAGGCCGAGAGTCTGCTGGCCTACGTGGGGTACCGCGGCCCGGTCGACCGCCTCGCCGACGAGCTGCCCCACGTGGACCGGCGGCTGGTCGAGATCGCCCGCGCGCTCGCCGCCGAGCCGCAGGTCCTCATGCTGGACGAGCCCGCCGCCGGCCTCGGTTCCGCGGACACCGAGCGCCTCGGCGGGCTGCTGCGCGGGATCGCGGCCACCGGGGTGGCCGTGGTGCTGATCGAGCACGACATGCGGCTCGTGATGGGCGTCTCGGACGAGGTGGTCGTGCTCGACGCCGGCCGGTGCATCGCGCGCGGCGCGCCCGACGAGGTGCGGCGGGACCCGGCCGTCCTGCGGGCCTACCTCGGCGAGGGAGACGTGGCGACGCGGCCCCGCCCGGGCGGCTGGCGTCCGGGCGAGGAGCGGATCCTCGCCGTCGAGCGGCTCGACGCCGCCTACGGCGCCGCGCCGGTGCTGCGCGCGATCGATCTGGCGGTGCGGTCCGGTGAGCTGGTGGCCGTGCTGGGGGCCAACGGCGCCGGCAAGTCGACTCTCCTGCGCGTGCTCTCCGGACTGCACCGTCCGCTGGCCGGCTCGGTGCGCCTCGGAAGCCGCGAGGTGACGACCCTGCCGGCTCACGCCCGTCCCCGAGCCGGACTCGTCCTGGTCCCCGAGGGCCGGCAGGTCTTTCCGGAGCTCAGCGTCCTCGACAACATCCGGCTCGGCGCCTACGGCCGCGGCACGCCGATCGGCGCCGGGGAGCTCGAAGGCCTGCTGGCGCGGTTTCCCGCGCTCCGGTCCCGGCTCGGCGCGCGGGCCGGCCTGCTCTCGGGGGGAGAGCAGCAGATGCTGGCTCTGGCCCGAGGCCTGGCGGCGCGACCGCGCGTGCTGCTGCTCGACGAGCCCTCGCTGGGTCTCGCGCCCACGCTGGTGGCGGGCCTGTTCGAGGCCCTCACCGAGCTGCGCGACGACGGCACCACGATCCTGCTGGTGGACCAGATGGCGACCTTGGCCCTGGCCGTCGCCGACCGTGGCTACGTCATGGAGTCCGGGCGGATCGTCCACGAGGGCCCGGCGGCCGCCCTTCGCGGCCAGGCCGTCGTCGAGCAGGCCTATCTGGGCGCGGTGTGA